GCCCTGGCGCGAAACCTACAGCCCCTACCACATCTGGATCTCGGAGATCATGCTGCAGCAGACCCAGATGGAGCGCGGCGTGGAATATTTCAGGCGCTGGATCGACCGTTTTCCGGATGTGACCAGTCTGGCCCAGGCTCCGCAAGACGAGATCCTGAAACACTGGGAGGGCCTTGGCTACTATTCACGCGCCCGCAATCTGCACAAGGCGGCGCAAGTGGTCATGGAACATCACGGCGGAACCCTGCCGTCCTCCATGGAAGGACTGCTGGCCCTGCCCGGGATCGGCCCCTACACGGCCAGGGCCATTGCCAGCATCGCCTTCAAACAGGACGTCTGCGTCGTGGACGCCAACGTCGAACGGGTCGTTAGCCGTCTGTACAACATCGAGCAACCAGTAAAATCCCGTCAGGCCCAGAAAGAAATCAGCGAATACGGACAGCGCCTCCTGCCAAGTGGGCATGCGCGAAACTTCAACCAGGCGTTGATGGAATTCGGCAGCCTCGTCTGCACGCCCAGAAGTCCGTCCTGCCCGCAGTGCCCCCTGGCGCAATGGTGCCGGGCCAGGGAGGCTGGAGTGCAGGAGGAAAGGCCTGTCGTGGTCAAAGCCCCCTCCCCCGTCTATCTGACCATGGCCACGGGCATACTGATCCATGAAGGAAGGATTCTGACGCAAAAACGGCTGGCCGAAGACGTCTGGGGCAACCTCTGGGAATTCCCGGGCGGCGTCGTGGAAGACGGGGAGACACCGCACGAGGCCGTGATCCGCGAATACATGGAAGAGACGGGCCTCGTCGTGAACCACCCCGAACCCATCGCGTCTTTCAAACACTCCTTCACGCGCTTCCGCGTGACCCTGCACGCCTTCAGCGTCACCCTGCTCTCGAGCCCCGAGGAACTGAGCCTTCAGGCCGCTCAGGAGCATCGCTGGGCCAGCTGGTCCGAAATCATGAAGCTGGCCTTTCCGGCCGGTCACCGCAAACTCGTCCGCCACCTCGAGAACGATCAAAAATTTTTGGCAAAGGTACAACCATGATCACGTTTCTGCTGACCGCCTTCCTCACGCTGACGCTCCTTCTCGCCCTCCTGACCTACACGCTGTACTGTTACGAGGAGTGCAACCAGACGGGCAAGCCGCTGGGTCCATTTCTGGCCCTGGCCGGAAAAACTGCCCTGCGCAGCATCGCAAGCGAAATGGCGATCCTGCTGCTGCACCCCCTGGGTCTGTGGCCGCGGCTCTGGAAGGAACCGACCGGCGGACGGGATCTGGTGGTGCTCGTGCATGGGCTTTTTCACAACCAGAGCGCCTGGGTTCTCTTTCGTCGCTGGATGCAGGCCCACGGTTTCGCCACGGTCTGTGTTTCCTATGCGAGCTGGGGTGCCGAGTGGGACGAAACCGTGGCCGCCCTGCGGGAGGACCTGGAATCCCTGCTGGCCACGTACCCCGACCGGGAAGTGCATCTGGTAGGGCACAGCATGGGCGGCCTGCTCCTGTGGTCGGCCCTGGCGCAGCTTCAGGGTTCCAGCCGCATAAAGAGCTTCGTGACCATGGGCACGCCTTTTGCCGGAAGCAAGCTCTCCCCCTTTGCGCTGACCTCGCTGGGCAGATATCTTGACTACCAGGGCGAAACCGT
The Deltaproteobacteria bacterium HGW-Deltaproteobacteria-18 genome window above contains:
- the mutY gene encoding A/G-specific adenine glycosylase, which encodes MVPWRETYSPYHIWISEIMLQQTQMERGVEYFRRWIDRFPDVTSLAQAPQDEILKHWEGLGYYSRARNLHKAAQVVMEHHGGTLPSSMEGLLALPGIGPYTARAIASIAFKQDVCVVDANVERVVSRLYNIEQPVKSRQAQKEISEYGQRLLPSGHARNFNQALMEFGSLVCTPRSPSCPQCPLAQWCRAREAGVQEERPVVVKAPSPVYLTMATGILIHEGRILTQKRLAEDVWGNLWEFPGGVVEDGETPHEAVIREYMEETGLVVNHPEPIASFKHSFTRFRVTLHAFSVTLLSSPEELSLQAAQEHRWASWSEIMKLAFPAGHRKLVRHLENDQKFLAKVQP